ATTGTGATTGCTGGTATAGCCATTGTCCCAGTACATCGGAATCAGGCCATGCCGCACCGCCGAATAGGTGATGTAGAGATCCCAGTAATTGCGGTATTTCTGTTCCCGGTCGCGATCTTCGCGCAGGCTGGAGGCATATTCTCCCAGGATCACCGGCACACCGTTGTCGATGAACGTCCGTTTTACCTTCGCGAACTGCGCGTCTGCATAGGCTTCGTCGAAACCAGGCACTGTCGCGCTGCGATCGGTCGCAATCGCGCCCCATTGCCATTTGTCGCTCTTGGTATCGAGCGTGAAGTCATAGGGGTCGTAATAATGGACTTCCATCATCAGCCGGTCGCTGGCGCTGTCGGTCGGCAGCTCGGCGTTGCAGGCGATGGTCCAGTCGATGTTGGTGTTATAACCCTGCACGACCAGCCAGCGTGTCGCATTCGCGCCTCCGGTCGCGCGCACGGTGTCGACGAAGATCTGGTTGAAGCCGTTCTGCACCTCGCAATTCTCGTCGGTCGGCGCGGTATAGACATCCGTCACCATCACTTCGTTGGTTCCCGCGAACAGGACATGATCGTCGGCGTCGCGGAACGCCGTCGCGATCTGCGTCCAATAGTTGGCGAGCTTGGCATCGACCGCTTCACGACCTTCATAGACAGGCTGCAGCCAGCCGCCGTCCCAATGGACGTTGATCAGCACATAGAGCCCGGCATTTCGGGCGTACCCGACGACTTCCTTCACCCGCGCCATCCAGGCCGGGCTGATATTGCCGTTCCGATCGGCATATTGATCCCAGGACAGGGGGATGCGCACGCTCTTGAACCCGGCTTCCGCCACGGCGTCCATCATTTCCTGTGTGACCGGCGGATTGCCCCAGGCTGTTTCCTGCGAACTGGAAAAGGGGCCTGGTCCGTTGCCGATCGCTTCGAGCGTGTTGCCGAGATTCCATCCCGGCGACATCGCCTCGAGCATAGCGCGTCCATCGGCGGCAGAGGGCGCCTGCGAAGGCGCGTCCTGCGCGAATGCGACCGGCGCAGTCGCTCCGGCAATCGTTATTGCAGCGCCTATCAAGCACGCGCGTCGGGTCATCCGCTTGAACGCGGACCGATGGTTCTTCAGGCTGTTCATGTCTCTCTCCGCTTCGCTTAGTCGCTGTCGCGACCGCAGGGCAGTGCGCGATATTGCAGGTCCCGGAATGTCGCGCGCCCGTCGCCGGCCGCGTAGAAACCGGGGCGCAGGCTCAGAAAGCCGTCGGCGACATTGTGGTTATAGCCGGCGACTTCGAACGAGCGCTCCTTGGTCCAGTCTCCGTCGCCGATCTTGTAAAAGAAGGTGACGACGTTGGCCTCGTTGACCAGATTCATCTGCATCCGCCTGGCCTCGGTGGGGATGCCGCCGGGCCAGCGTTCCTTGTTGCCGATGCGATAGGCCTGGATCGCGCCCGATCCCACACCGATGCCGCAGAACAGCTTGTCGTTGTAGAAGAGGATCAGGCCGGCTTCGGCGCCGCCCGAAATCTCGACATCGACGGTCACTTCATACGAACGGTCGCCGGTCGCGAAGAGGATCGGCGAGCAATCCGCCGGACCGGTCCCCTGGCCGTCGACGCGCATCGTGCCGTCGGCGATGCGAACGCGGCTCAGATAATCGCCCAGCGGTGCGAAAACGGAGAGCTTCTTGTCGAACGCATCGTCGGTGAAGCCCGACAGCGCGATTCCGTGGGGACCTGCCGGCACGCCCTTCGGCTTGGCGAGCGGGCGCGCGAGATCGCCGCCCAGCGCGCGCGGCCAGCCATCGGCGGTCCATTCGAACGGTTCGAGCAGCATCTGGCGCCCGAGCGTGCGGAAGCCGTTTTCATAGCCGTGATAGACCATCCACCACTGGCCGCCGGGCCCTTCGACAAACGTCGCGTGGCCGCGCGACCACCAGGGTTCGTAGCGGCTTTCGGTGCGGACGATCGGATTGTGCGGGCAGTTTTCCCACGGCCCGTTGATCGAGCGCGACCGCGCGACGACGACCATGTGGCTGGTCGGCGGGCCGGCCGTGCCGCCCTGACCCGACACCATGTAGAACCAGCCATTGTGGCGCAGCAACTTCGGCCCTTCGAGCGCGAAGCCTTCGATCACCCACTCTTCGGGGATGGGCCAGCCATTATAGACATGCTCGACTTCACCGTCGGCACGCAGCCCGTCATCGGTCAGCTTCACGCGGTTGCCGCCGTTGAAGAACAGATAGCGCTTGCCGTCCTCGCCGAC
This genomic interval from Sphingosinithalassobacter tenebrarum contains the following:
- a CDS encoding glycoside hydrolase family 5 protein — its product is MNSLKNHRSAFKRMTRRACLIGAAITIAGATAPVAFAQDAPSQAPSAADGRAMLEAMSPGWNLGNTLEAIGNGPGPFSSSQETAWGNPPVTQEMMDAVAEAGFKSVRIPLSWDQYADRNGNISPAWMARVKEVVGYARNAGLYVLINVHWDGGWLQPVYEGREAVDAKLANYWTQIATAFRDADDHVLFAGTNEVMVTDVYTAPTDENCEVQNGFNQIFVDTVRATGGANATRWLVVQGYNTNIDWTIACNAELPTDSASDRLMMEVHYYDPYDFTLDTKSDKWQWGAIATDRSATVPGFDEAYADAQFAKVKRTFIDNGVPVILGEYASSLREDRDREQKYRNYWDLYITYSAVRHGLIPMYWDNGYTSNHNSGLFNRGRAQLAYPATAAVITEGTKEGLKKPVE
- a CDS encoding family 43 glycosylhydrolase yields the protein MEPTRREAMILALTAAGGMTLPGGANAAPAKAAPLGGGCGAPNLPWPRGIEGQRKADLGDGRYLNPVIAGDRPDPNVLKDGDDYYAAFSSFQYYPGVPIWHSRDLVNWTPLTSPLKTYIGIVWALDIAKHDGRYYIYIPALDPEDSVRGIKTWVIHADSMAGPWSEPIDMHIDNMIDPGHCVGEDGKRYLFFNGGNRVKLTDDGLRADGEVEHVYNGWPIPEEWVIEGFALEGPKLLRHNGWFYMVSGQGGTAGPPTSHMVVVARSRSINGPWENCPHNPIVRTESRYEPWWSRGHATFVEGPGGQWWMVYHGYENGFRTLGRQMLLEPFEWTADGWPRALGGDLARPLAKPKGVPAGPHGIALSGFTDDAFDKKLSVFAPLGDYLSRVRIADGTMRVDGQGTGPADCSPILFATGDRSYEVTVDVEISGGAEAGLILFYNDKLFCGIGVGSGAIQAYRIGNKERWPGGIPTEARRMQMNLVNEANVVTFFYKIGDGDWTKERSFEVAGYNHNVADGFLSLRPGFYAAGDGRATFRDLQYRALPCGRDSD